From Corvus cornix cornix isolate S_Up_H32 chromosome 5, ASM73873v5, whole genome shotgun sequence, the proteins below share one genomic window:
- the LOC104686638 gene encoding tumor necrosis factor receptor superfamily member 23-like isoform X2 has product MGLGRVAGLLLVALLTMPRARAENCGETEYLHEDRCCVFCPAGTFVANHCSASHSRGKCDSCNEGEGFTAHENGLEECLHCRHCKEGQMIVRPCTLTQNAQCQCKRGYFCADEGCEICRRHSQMHPDREEITPNCSDTTDSGCGLPSQGKRALVLVILMVFGLVLLLAFILKKLKCDKGTRTKVSDNC; this is encoded by the exons ATGGGACTCGGGCGAGTGgcggggctgctgctg GTGGCGCTACTGACAATGCCTAGAGCCCGAGCAGAGAACTGTGGGGAAACAGAGTACTTGCATGAGGATCGCTGCTGTGTATTTTGTCCAGCAG GTACTTTTGTCGCTAATCACTGCAGTGCTTCGCATTCGAGAGGAAAATGTGACTCTTGCAATGAAGGAGAAGGTTTTACTGCCCATGAGAATGGCTTGGAGGAATGCTTGCATTGCAGACACTGCAAAGAGG gtCAGATGATTGTGAGACCCTGTACTCTGACACAGAATGCTCAATGCCAGTGCAAGCGAGGGTATTTCTGTGCTGATGAGGGCTGTGAAATATGTCGGAGACACAGTCAAAT GCATCCGGACAGGGAAGAAATCACACCGAATTGCAGCGATACTACAGACTCAGGATGTGGATTACCCAGCCAAG GGAAGAGAGCTCTTGTTTTGGTTATTCTCATGgtatttggtttggttttgctacTGGCTTTCATTCTGAAAAAGCTGAAGTGTGATAAAG
- the LOC104686638 gene encoding tumor necrosis factor receptor superfamily member 23-like isoform X1, producing the protein MGLGRVAGLLLVALLTMPRARAENCGETEYLHEDRCCVFCPAGTFVANHCSASHSRGKCDSCNEGEGFTAHENGLEECLHCRHCKEGQMIVRPCTLTQNAQCQCKRGYFCADEGCEICRRHSQMHPDREEITPNCSDTTDSGCGLPSQGKRALVLVILMVFGLVLLLAFILKKLKCDKAASTDKDAEGGLVQEPKCQIIVKDLSKGTERYL; encoded by the exons ATGGGACTCGGGCGAGTGgcggggctgctgctg GTGGCGCTACTGACAATGCCTAGAGCCCGAGCAGAGAACTGTGGGGAAACAGAGTACTTGCATGAGGATCGCTGCTGTGTATTTTGTCCAGCAG GTACTTTTGTCGCTAATCACTGCAGTGCTTCGCATTCGAGAGGAAAATGTGACTCTTGCAATGAAGGAGAAGGTTTTACTGCCCATGAGAATGGCTTGGAGGAATGCTTGCATTGCAGACACTGCAAAGAGG gtCAGATGATTGTGAGACCCTGTACTCTGACACAGAATGCTCAATGCCAGTGCAAGCGAGGGTATTTCTGTGCTGATGAGGGCTGTGAAATATGTCGGAGACACAGTCAAAT GCATCCGGACAGGGAAGAAATCACACCGAATTGCAGCGATACTACAGACTCAGGATGTGGATTACCCAGCCAAG GGAAGAGAGCTCTTGTTTTGGTTATTCTCATGgtatttggtttggttttgctacTGGCTTTCATTCTGAAAAAGCTGAAGTGTGATAAAG ctgCCTCAACTGATAAAGATGCAGAGGGAGGTCTA